A single Tamandua tetradactyla isolate mTamTet1 chromosome X, mTamTet1.pri, whole genome shotgun sequence DNA region contains:
- the LOC143671613 gene encoding heterogeneous nuclear ribonucleoproteins C1/C2-like isoform X2, giving the protein MASNITNRTDLRSVGSRVFIGNLNNLVVKKADVEALFSKYGEVVGCSVHKGFAFVQYSNRRSAQAAVAGEDGSMFAGRVLDVNLAAEPKAKRRKAGWKLSAAKTYTSEPKHPSPLWPLGSSFDLRWDYYSSIYSYPACVPPPPPPPPPPPPPPPPPPPPPPLIRALVPTIHQRVSENTSPKGRSGFNSKSEQQGSSKSGKVKGADVQIIRKELAQLKQKVDSLLDRLNKIEKEQSKREGKNATSDEEQSSSSMKGGEMPMEIESEGGEDDSAEELSLPDSDREDGGPSYLHVFPTAGVKDAEKEAEEGEDDRDSISGEEDSKAHIRV; this is encoded by the exons ATGGCCAGCAACATCACCAACAGGACGGATCTGCGCTCCGTGGGCTCCCGCGTGTTCATTGGGAATCTCAATAACCTGGTGGTGAAGAAGGCTGACGTGGAGGCGCTCTTCTCCAAGTATGGCGAGGTTGTGGGTTGCTCTGTTCACAAGGGCTTTGCCTTCGTTCAGTATAGTAACAGGAGAAGTGCCCAGGCTGCTGTAGCAGGAGAGGATGGCAGCATGTTTGCTGGCCGGGTTCTAGATGTTAATCTGGCTGCAGAGCCGAAGGCGAAGCGAAGAAAAGCAGGTTGGAAGCTATCGGCAGCAAAGACGTACACGTCAGAGCCGAAACACCCTTCTCCGCTCTGGCCACTCGGGTCTTCTTTTGACTTGCGTTGGGATTATTACAGCAGTATATACAGCTACCCAGCATgtgttcctcctcctcctcctcctcctcctcctcctcctcctcctcctcctcctcctcctcctcctcctcctctgattCGGGCTCTAGTGCCCACAATACACCAGCGTGTATCAGAAAACACATCACCAAAAGGCAGAAGTGGCTTCAATTCCAAGAGTGAGCAGCAAGGGTCTTCGAAGTCTGGAAAGGTCAAAGGAGCTGACGTTCAGATCATTAGGAAGGAGCTAGCCCAGttaaaacagaaagtagattctcTACTGGACAGGctcaacaaaattgaaaaggaacagAGCAAACGAGAGGGGAAGAATGCTACCTCAGACGAGGAGCAGAGCAGCAGTTCCATGAAGGGTGGTGAGATGCCTATGGAGATCGAGTCTGAAGGGGGTGAGGATGACTCTGCTGAGGAGCTGAGCCTACCGGACAGTGATCGTGAAGATGGGGG TCCTTCCTATTTGCATGTGTTTCCCACAGCTGGAGTTAAGGATGCtgaaaaagaggcagaagaaggagaGGATGACAGAGACAGCATCAGTGGCGAGGAAGACTCTAAAGCACATATTAGGGTTTAG
- the LOC143671613 gene encoding heterogeneous nuclear ribonucleoproteins C1/C2-like isoform X1 — MASNITNRTDLRSVGSRVFIGNLNNLVVKKADVEALFSKYGEVVGCSVHKGFAFVQYSNRRSAQAAVAGEDGSMFAGRVLDVNLAAEPKAKRRKAGWKLSAAKTYTSEPKHPSPLWPLGSSFDLRWDYYSSIYSYPACVPPPPPPPPPPPPPPPPPPPPPPLIRALVPTIHQRVSENTSPKGRSGFNSKSEQQGSSKSGKVKGADVQIIRKELAQLKQKVDSLLDRLNKIEKEQSKREGKNATSDEEQSSSSMKGGEMPMEIESEGGEDDSAEELSLPDSDREDGGMTSWS; from the exons ATGGCCAGCAACATCACCAACAGGACGGATCTGCGCTCCGTGGGCTCCCGCGTGTTCATTGGGAATCTCAATAACCTGGTGGTGAAGAAGGCTGACGTGGAGGCGCTCTTCTCCAAGTATGGCGAGGTTGTGGGTTGCTCTGTTCACAAGGGCTTTGCCTTCGTTCAGTATAGTAACAGGAGAAGTGCCCAGGCTGCTGTAGCAGGAGAGGATGGCAGCATGTTTGCTGGCCGGGTTCTAGATGTTAATCTGGCTGCAGAGCCGAAGGCGAAGCGAAGAAAAGCAGGTTGGAAGCTATCGGCAGCAAAGACGTACACGTCAGAGCCGAAACACCCTTCTCCGCTCTGGCCACTCGGGTCTTCTTTTGACTTGCGTTGGGATTATTACAGCAGTATATACAGCTACCCAGCATgtgttcctcctcctcctcctcctcctcctcctcctcctcctcctcctcctcctcctcctcctcctcctcctctgattCGGGCTCTAGTGCCCACAATACACCAGCGTGTATCAGAAAACACATCACCAAAAGGCAGAAGTGGCTTCAATTCCAAGAGTGAGCAGCAAGGGTCTTCGAAGTCTGGAAAGGTCAAAGGAGCTGACGTTCAGATCATTAGGAAGGAGCTAGCCCAGttaaaacagaaagtagattctcTACTGGACAGGctcaacaaaattgaaaaggaacagAGCAAACGAGAGGGGAAGAATGCTACCTCAGACGAGGAGCAGAGCAGCAGTTCCATGAAGGGTGGTGAGATGCCTATGGAGATCGAGTCTGAAGGGGGTGAGGATGACTCTGCTGAGGAGCTGAGCCTACCGGACAGTGATCGTGAAGATGGGGGCATGACCAG CTGGAGTTAA